The nucleotide window CTCGGCGGCGGGCTCGGCGGGCGAGCTGGTCTCCAACCCGGCCGACCTGAACCGCTTCTACTCGGCCCTGCTGCGCGGCAAGATCCTTCCGAGGAAGCAGCTCAAGGAGATGAAGACCACGATCGAGTTCGGCGAGGAAGTCGGCGGCTACGGCCTCGGCCTGTTCAAACAGAAGCTCTCCTGCGGAGTCCAGCTGTGGGGCCACAGCGGCGGCATCCACGGCTCCCTCTCCGAGACGGTCACCACCGCCGACGGCAGCCACACCCTCACGTTCAACGCCAACAGCGACTGGGCCGGGGACAGCAGGCCGATCATGGAGGCGGAGTTCTGCGGGAAATAAAGACGCCGGGCTGATGTGACGAAGAGAGGGCATGACGAAACGAACCGTACGGGCCGGGCTGGTGGCGCTGACCGCGTCGCTGGCCCTGGCCACCCCGACGGCGCTGGCGGCGCCCACCGGAACCGACCACAAGGCGACACGGCAGGCCATGGCGGCGGCGGTGAAGGCGGGCGTACCGGGGGTGGCTCTCCAGTCCAAGGACGAACGGGGCGTCTGGAGGGCGACGGAGGGGGTGGGCAACCTCAGGACGGGCGCCCCGCGCAGCGCCCGGGACCGCTTCCGCGCGGGCAGCATCACGAAGACGTTCGTGGCGACGGTGCTGCTCCAACTGGAGGCGGAGGACCGACTGTCCCTGGACGACAAGGTGGAGAGGTGGCTGCCGGGCATGGTGCACGGCCGGGGCCACGACGGCCGCAAGATCACCCTCCGCCAGCTCCTCAACCACACCAGCGGCATCTACAACTACACCGACGACGAGGACTTCGCACGCGAGATCTTCCAGGCGGACGGCTTCTACAAGAACCGTCACCGCACGTTGAAACCGGTAGAACTGGTTTCCGTCGCGATGAAGCACAAGCCGAACTTCGCGCCCGGCACCTCCGGTTCGTACTCGAACACGAACTACATCCTGGCCGGCATGGTGATCGAGAAGGTCACGGGCAACCCGTACGGCGACGAAATCCGCCACCGCGTCATCGAGCCCCTGGACCTGCGCGCCACGAAGATCCCCGGCACCGACGAGACACTGGGGAACCCCCACAGCCGCGCGTACTCGAAGCTGACCGAGACGACGACCGCCAAGTCCTACGACGTGACGGAGTTCAACCCCTCGCTGGCGGGCGCGGCGGGCGAACTGGTCTCCAACGCGGCCGACCTGAACCGCTTCTACTCGGCCCTGCTCCACGGCAAGCTCCTGCCCCGAAGGCAACTGTCGGAGATGAAGACCACGACAGAGGTGACCGGCGTCCCGAACGCCCGCTACGGCCTGGGCCTCATCGAACGGACCCTCTCCTGCGGAGTCCGACTCTGGGGCCACGCCGGCGGCATCCACGGCTCGCTCTCCGACTCCGTCACCACCACGGACGGCGCCCACTCCCTGACCTTGAACTTCAACAGCGACTGGGTGGAGGGCAGCCAGGCGATCGTGGAGGCGGAGTTCTGCGGAAGCCTCACTCCGGGGCTCGACCGGTCTCCCGAAGCGAGGTGAGCGAAGTCATTGCCTCCCGCCACCACCGGACGGGGCACACGTGAGGAGGGGCCGCCGAGCGTCTCGGCGGCCCCTCC belongs to Streptomyces graminofaciens and includes:
- a CDS encoding serine hydrolase domain-containing protein: MTKRTVRAGLVALTASLALATPTALAAPTGTDHKATRQAMAAAVKAGVPGVALQSKDERGVWRATEGVGNLRTGAPRSARDRFRAGSITKTFVATVLLQLEAEDRLSLDDKVERWLPGMVHGRGHDGRKITLRQLLNHTSGIYNYTDDEDFAREIFQADGFYKNRHRTLKPVELVSVAMKHKPNFAPGTSGSYSNTNYILAGMVIEKVTGNPYGDEIRHRVIEPLDLRATKIPGTDETLGNPHSRAYSKLTETTTAKSYDVTEFNPSLAGAAGELVSNAADLNRFYSALLHGKLLPRRQLSEMKTTTEVTGVPNARYGLGLIERTLSCGVRLWGHAGGIHGSLSDSVTTTDGAHSLTLNFNSDWVEGSQAIVEAEFCGSLTPGLDRSPEAR